gttgatgatgctatagttgaagaaacggcctttaatcctcagcttgcatatccttgcgttgattggctgccacccaatcacgcgttggcgcatcttacccagcactatgaagccggttcccagctcgttggtggtgccacagctttggtagaaggtagccgctcgatgcccgcttttccacactttctgtcctgtccagcaaatctcctgcagcgccacgacgtcgaagttgcggggatgtaattcatcgtagatcatcctgtcgcaacctgcgaaacctagcgacttgcaattccatgttccaagcttccaatcgtgatcctgtattcgtcgcctaggtctttgccgattatatcgagtcgcattatctcttatattgttcgtaatgattggttttctaggcggcttattgggccagcgcaaacctcctgtctcgtcggagggccgtcgtgtcagggctgtttagcgtcccacctaacaccaggacttgggcttgtgcgctttgagcggcacacggtcgctttggtggggcctacttgcggatacatgcagctttttatagaggtttaacagggcccactgtcaaaccccaccacatcctaggcaagccccacaactcgcagatggcctggggaggggtcgtcaagcccttggacatagtccctgctccCTCAATCTTACTCACTCACATTCACTAACTCTGGCTAATTTCCATTTTTCTCCAATATTTTGATTTACATATCAATTGGCAAAGTCACCTAATGAAGAAGTGCCTGGCGCTCAGCTCAGTACTAgaatcatgattttttatttcatgagcattgaaaaaatgtgaaattgaaTGAGACAATAACGTAttataatatttattaaataattataatCTGGGGGCTACGGATagtaaaaaaatctaataaatgaGGGGGTCAAaggcaaaggggtgtaagtgacaaaaagttggttttgaaaaaaatgggtgcaaagtttttctacattttttcgtttcatacaaattgtatggaagttcaaaaaattactaattttctgtgaattttcacattttttttaaacatcgtGCAACCTATATATTATACAACAATATATTGCCACAAAGTTCAAGAACCAAAGGATTTTTTGCtgtagtcaactcaattttgacaaaaatggtacttacacccctctgcttctaaccccgtCAAATATTATAACACATAATATATAGGCATCTTTTTCGTGGAATGTGGcccttccatgattttgaaacgctagcgaacctagccgAGCCGTTCGACcattgttgatacacaaagagcctactttaaaacttgcagtttgttctatgacGCCTATCTGTTTTATGGTTGAGGGGTATCCGATATGATTTGTGATCAACCAAATCTGCTAACCGAAAACTTGcaccgaaaaaattctttatattgaatatatttgtcgcacacataaatttttgcaatttggcgacccaaatatatgcaatttgtacccacacataaattcaataactgcatattagagaccacacatacattatatttgattatagattatatttgtacttcgcgtggagagtggttatgtgtgcactaattagaatcatgaattaaattaatggatttttgccaataaaaatgtgtggaatttttgtagtgtGGGTCGaaaaatgggattttttttgttggcacTCGGTTCGATTTGAAAGATTCCCGGCCATACGGGGATATGTTCATTTCGGAACCGCTCGATCATCCTGCAGTCCTTCATTTGACAAGAAGTACGAAATACCTGGACGTCACCTCAAGAAAAACCGCGATAACTTCGAATATTTTAAATCCGTTTTTattaatcaacaaaaaaaaacctaggaagttttagaaaactattcatttttttcacataCTGCATGGCATTTCATATGCGATTTCAAAGTACATTTCAGGGTAAAACCTTTGGAGCAAATTTGGCATACAAATCGTTTTATTTGCGTGTGAGTAAGAGTGTGGGTTATAAGGTGTTGTTTCTCTACGAAGCACTTGCCGCAAGTGTCACATTTGTGGGGCCTCACACCAGTGTGAATCCGTTCGTGTCTCCTCAGAAGTCGGGTACACATAAAAGCTTTGCCGCAAATCTGGCACGAATAGGGTTTCACGCCTGTATGAGCGCGCTCATGCATCACGTGCGACGTATAGTTATTGAAAACTTTTCCACAGTAGGCGCAAACATATGTTTTGACGGTTTTGCTGCGGTACACTTTCAGATTGCATAGTTTGGGATCTCTTTCCTCCGGGGGGAGATGATTTTGCTCGTGGCGCATATAGAACATATAGCTTTTGAAAGCGGCCCCGCAGTGCTTACAAGTGTAATGTTCGCCTGAGTGAACTGAATGGTGCGCTTGCAAGTGCGTTTTTTGAGCAAATCTGTGACCACAAATATTGCAAACGAATTTTCTGTTTTGATCGTGAATTTCCGATATATGTCGAAGTAATGTTGTCCGGCTACAGAAATCTTTCGGACATTtactacaaggtactctctccaATGTACCGGCATGTTTAGATTCGTGTGTTCTCCATTCTGTTCTGCGAGAAAACCATTTCGAGCATGTTCTACACTTGAATCTTTTCTTACCGTGTGTTTTAATGTGCTGGTAATAGTCCTGACTTCTTATAAATTTCTCTTGGCAAGTATCGCATGTGTAGGCTTTGATCTTGTTTTTGACTACTTTAGTCGTAGTATTCACATTACCAGTTTGTTTATTATCTTTATCATTGTCAGATTCAGGATCGCGAGAAAAAACTTCAGCCTGATCTGCTTCAGTTATTTCAGTAACTGCACCTATTTCGATCGGTTTACAAGACTCAAAGTCACTAGAGTAATCTAATACTTCAAGTAGTTCGACATTCGCAATTCCTTCCAATATTATAGATTCCACTTCAACTTTTACTGGTACTTTAAGTGAACGTCGCAGCTTGGCATCCATCTCTTCACATTGTTTGCGAAATCTGTAGGATATTTGGAGATCTGCAAAACACTTTGTGCAAATATGTTGTGGTAGAGCATCGTTTTCAGATATCTGGAAAGAATAATACAATAAAGCTTATCAATGCATCAATATCTCAACTGGTAtcaatatttataataatttcctATCACCACAAATCTATTTTTCAACATACGACAAACTAATTCGGCCCAAAATATATaaagaaaaacaatttttggaTTCAATGACAAAAGCTATAAAGCCTTTTTCGAATAGTTTAGTTTAAAATTAGACAAATATATAATCCtgttagagtaaaatcagcagtgattcaaattgttTGGGGCTGTCAGTTGTACTGTCCATTGTATTCCGTGTATGGTAGAAAAtcggaaatttgttttcaatcaaattaaaatatctgcagttatcagacgtcgccaCTAATTTAGATTAGTGCACATGATAGTGCATacatgcgtgcatgatgcgcactattaataacataattcgaattgtcgcgactcgcgtcgcagcgcaAGTGCTCAACcacgcggtccggtttggtggcggcgCGACAATACTTGCCACACAATTAAGATACTGAGCTGAGCTTGGATCGATATTTGAATTGAGAGAGAGTTGGAGAATGAGTACATATTGGGATTCGTTACCGGAACTCGGAAGAAAAAACTAGCAAACTTCTTGAACTAGAGTTCTGTTTTAAACTACCAcacttaaggtgactcggggaggcactaaacaccgtgttatttttcttatctttcttctctttctagcattatcacctcaCAACTTtagagcggcgtatttcggtttttagttgtttgatgtaactgtaaatgtatcaccATGTTGATTACGAGTAAGCAcacgccggtgatactttttcaaaatcatatttgttgtagaaaaaaagctAAGCAGTCaataatgaaaatgatgacgatttgatgattgttagtgcttcccgtgtcaccttaactacacacacttaaatcatttcacagattttggtgaattttgcttcaattaacctaaatctcaacagcagaattgttcggtaattatttcacaaaattttcggcgatttttcctttgtccaactgtcaaaaccaccgaaaatctgtaaaattattcaccgaacagttctgttgAAATCTGCGATGTacgcacacttaaaataaatcgcagatttcttaCAGATCACGCCAGATAGTCATATTGCTTCCGATACTGCTGAGCTGAGAGCGATATATTCTGCCTCACTGGACGACGTAGCCACAGTTGTTTGCTTTTTACTTGACCAGCTGACGATGTTGCCAAATATCAGAAAAGCACATCCGCTCACCGATTTactgggtcgtatgaataaaaagtagcaaaactcaacgcttgtagtatctactcaaaaataaagtccacagagaaaactacatgtttgatatgaataaaaacattttcgaacttatggcatatgctacattcgaacttagcctttactacagtttactaccatttactacacggagaaacgtcaaaacaaaatagaccccatgatgacgatgatgatttcatcattttttgcggctaatcaacaaaagacatgtctgttttgtttgttttccctaaattggacttctattttcaagaacaaagccgattcgtttcgattctgatgaattatctgcatttgaaacatgagtagcaacgtcttgagcagactacaagaaatcagtagtaaactcttgttttattcataccgaatcagttgtttgtagtatgttcgaaatgtgtagtgtagtgaagtctcttttattcatacgaacatgttccacaagtgacgtttactactgaaaatgtagtaaagttgaacTTACTATCCTCGGTATCTGATGCCCAGTCGGCGTCAACGGAACCCACCAATGGTTTGGCAGATTTGGTACGCTTGTACTCCAGACATTTTCCTTTCGTCTTTTTGATGTGCCGGACTACTCTCTTGAGGCTTTGTCAATGTTGAATTGTTGGAGCCTGTTGAAATCTGCCTAGGAACCCTATGGGATAACAAATATCCGGCCTGGTTCACAGCATCACGTACATCAACGACCCGAGAGGTTCTCTATAGGGCTGCGTCGTTGAATCTCCAGAGCGTGTTAGCTGGATCCTCTTTTCCTATGGGTGATTTCACCGGATTGCAGTCTGTCATTTCAAAACGGTCTAGAATCTTATCGACGGCCGTAAGCTTCCTCGCTTTTCGTTGTACACCAAACGCATGCCAAGGAAATGGGTAACTTCTCCACAATCTGACATTGCAAACATCGTAGGTAAACATTTTTTCAACTCCCTAATTGTTCCTGGATTCTTACCGCAAATCAACGGATCGTCTACGTATAGCACAATGTATATTTCATCTTCGTCTTTAATTCTAGTGTAAAGGCAATAGTCATGTCGGGAGCGTACAAATCCGAGTTTCATTAATTTCTCATTAAATTTTTTCCAGCATCTGGGAGATTGTTTTAAACCATACAGAGACTTGAGCAGCCGACATATACAGTATTCGATGATGCCTTGACTCCaaggattttttccccatgtgtttttgcatatgcgatgttttcgtgatttgggcacggaaaatcaaaatcccggccccatttaaaatgcacggagaccaaaatccggcggaagaTTTTCCCGAGGTTTAAGGTAACCTTCACGTCCATGTAATGGAAAGAAAAGCCTAGATGAACGCCAACGGATAACACAGTTCGTATTGTGGCAAGTTTTGCGTCAGGAGCGAAGGTCTCCTCGTAGTCCAGTCCAGACTTTTGGAGAAAACCTTTTGCTACGAGCCGAGCCTTATATCGCGTGGAGATACCGTCCACTTCATTTTTGACTCGAAACACCCACTTGGCTTTGAAAGGTTTTACACCATCAGGGCACTTGACAAAGCGCCAAACGTTATTTGCCGTCATCGATCTTAATTCGTCCTCGGTAGCGAAAGCTGTTTATCCTCGCGTTGCATGATGTCATCGTAACATATGGGGATATCTGTGGAGATTGAGCCGCCAGAAGTTGCTCTATAATTTACAAAAAAGTCAAACAACTTACCAGGTAAAAGCACTGTGAATTTCACTTATATTATTGGTAAGTCGGCTTTACCTATATatgagtaaattaatttactcaaattt
The nucleotide sequence above comes from Armigeres subalbatus isolate Guangzhou_Male chromosome 3, GZ_Asu_2, whole genome shotgun sequence. Encoded proteins:
- the LOC134227690 gene encoding zinc finger protein 883-like — translated: MYPLKDNYNLFKCRVCQSKDFLMNIFVNESQKIVEKLCFCASIQISENDALPQHICTKCFADLQISYRFRKQCEEMDAKLRRSLKVPVKVEVESIILEGIANVELLEVLDYSSDFESCKPIEIGAVTEITEADQAEVFSRDPESDNDKDNKQTGNVNTTTKVVKNKIKAYTCDTCQEKFIRSQDYYQHIKTHGKKRFKCRTCSKWFSRRTEWRTHESKHAGTLERVPCSKCPKDFCSRTTLLRHISEIHDQNRKFVCNICGHRFAQKTHLQAHHSVHSGEHYTCKHCGAAFKSYMFYMRHEQNHLPPEERDPKLCNLKVYRSKTVKTYVCAYCGKVFNNYTSHVMHERAHTGVKPYSCQICGKAFMCTRLLRRHERIHTGVRPHKCDTCGKCFVEKQHLITHTLTHTQIKRFVCQICSKGFTLKCTLKSHMKCHAVCEKNE